In the genome of Kitasatospora cathayae, one region contains:
- a CDS encoding TlpA family protein disulfide reductase translates to MSAMTRPRPRVAAAAATVAAAALVLTGCSSSGSSSSGEGQVGFVTVKGTNLSKADTGKRGDAPDVSGETLEGNQVKLSDYRGKVVVLNVWGSWCGPCRAEARNLQAVADEYKDKGVQFLGVNTRDTDKTNAVRFEQEQGVSFPSIFDPAGTQLLKFPKGSLNPQSIPTTLVVDRDGKLAARAVGGTTQEALESIVQPVVAEQQQ, encoded by the coding sequence ATGTCTGCCATGACGCGCCCCCGTCCCCGTGTCGCCGCAGCCGCCGCCACAGTCGCCGCCGCTGCGCTCGTCCTCACCGGCTGTTCCTCCTCGGGCTCGTCGAGCAGCGGCGAAGGCCAGGTCGGCTTCGTCACCGTCAAGGGGACCAACCTGTCGAAGGCGGACACCGGCAAGCGCGGGGACGCGCCGGACGTCTCCGGGGAGACCCTCGAGGGCAACCAGGTCAAGCTCTCGGACTACCGCGGCAAGGTCGTGGTGCTGAACGTCTGGGGTTCCTGGTGCGGGCCGTGCCGGGCCGAGGCGAGGAACCTGCAGGCCGTCGCGGACGAGTACAAGGACAAGGGCGTCCAGTTCCTGGGCGTCAACACCCGGGACACCGACAAGACCAACGCCGTCCGCTTCGAGCAGGAGCAGGGCGTCAGCTTCCCGAGCATCTTCGACCCGGCGGGCACCCAGCTGCTGAAGTTCCCCAAGGGCAGCCTCAACCCGCAGTCCATCCCGACCACCCTGGTCGTCGACCGCGACGGCAAGCTGGCCGCCCGCGCCGTCGGCGGGACGACCCAGGAGGCGCTGGAGTCGATCGTCCAGCCGGTGGTCGCGGAGCAGCAGCAGTGA
- a CDS encoding cytochrome c biogenesis CcdA family protein, producing the protein MSAPLQLADTFTTVQSGALLAAAPIALAAGLVSFFSPCVLPLVPGYLSYVTGFSAADLADARGARRGRMLLGATLFILGFTVVFVSGGALFGQFGNTLLEHKRAISIVLGSLTVVMGLAFMGLVPGLSMREVRSHRRPAVGLLGAPLLGVVFGVGWTPCIGPTLAAVQTLSLNQADAARGALLMTFYCLGLGVPFIVAALAFRRALGAFGWVKRHYPLVMRIGGGMLVAVGLLLVTGIWDSWMSELQSWTGDSQIGI; encoded by the coding sequence GTGAGTGCGCCACTCCAGCTCGCGGACACCTTCACCACCGTGCAGAGCGGTGCGCTGCTGGCCGCGGCGCCGATCGCGCTGGCGGCCGGGCTGGTGTCGTTCTTCTCGCCCTGCGTGCTGCCGCTGGTGCCCGGCTACCTGTCGTACGTGACCGGCTTCTCCGCCGCCGACCTCGCCGACGCCCGGGGCGCCCGGCGCGGCCGGATGCTGCTCGGGGCGACGCTGTTCATCCTCGGCTTCACCGTGGTCTTCGTCTCCGGCGGGGCGCTGTTCGGCCAGTTCGGCAACACCCTGCTGGAGCACAAGCGGGCCATCTCGATCGTGCTCGGCTCGCTCACCGTGGTGATGGGCCTGGCCTTCATGGGCCTCGTCCCCGGACTGAGCATGCGCGAGGTGCGCTCCCACCGCCGCCCGGCCGTCGGCCTGCTCGGCGCGCCGCTGCTGGGCGTGGTGTTCGGCGTCGGCTGGACGCCCTGCATCGGCCCGACCCTCGCCGCCGTCCAGACCCTGTCGCTGAACCAGGCGGACGCGGCGCGCGGGGCCCTGCTGATGACCTTCTACTGCCTGGGCCTCGGCGTACCGTTCATCGTGGCCGCGCTGGCGTTCCGCCGGGCGCTGGGTGCCTTCGGGTGGGTCAAGCGGCACTACCCGCTCGTCATGCGGATCGGTGGCGGCATGCTCGTCGCGGTCGGTCTGCTGCTCGTCACCGGGATCTGGGATTCCTGGATGAGTGAACTGCAGTCCTGGACCGGCGACTCCCAGATCGGAATCTGA
- the resB gene encoding cytochrome c biogenesis protein ResB yields the protein MSKTTTDTELPPAPDEDAAAERLSTAPVESEGPTGIGVLGWARWMWRQLTSMRVALILLFLLSLAAIPGSLIPQNGQNQFKVQTWKAQHTAVAPIYEKLQLFDVYSSVWFSAIYILLFVSLAGCIIPRTWQFVGVLRSQPPAAPRNLTRMPVHAAWRTGADPERVNAAAHRLLRKRGFRANLSGGSVAAEKGYLREVGNLLFHLSLFALLGGFAWASLASGTGGKLMVEGQGYSNTITQLDDFTGTRFYGNQDLDPFYLKLDDFTSKFQSTGDQMGAARQFTANVEYYQGSDESKLRKGTIEVNHPLEIGGSKVYLIGHGYAPVITVRNGKGDVVYHDVVPFLPQDANLTSTGVVKVSDYGVGPDGNKTQLGFSGFFLPTAPLSFAGTGPISLFPGDAAPELVLNAFAGDLGTDSGLPQNVYQLNTAKLTQLKQDDQPAKALLKPGQGWTLPNGYGSVTFEGYKQWASFNVSHRPGNAIALTGAVLAILGLIGSLFIQRRRIWVRAVALPGGGTQVELAGLARSESAKIAEELAELAVDLQDDAPASEEDEEAEAAVEATAAAEEAASDPEAEASDPAVPADQNSKE from the coding sequence GTGAGCAAGACCACGACCGATACCGAGCTGCCCCCGGCACCGGACGAGGACGCCGCCGCCGAGCGGTTGAGCACCGCGCCGGTCGAGTCCGAGGGCCCGACCGGCATAGGAGTGCTCGGCTGGGCGCGCTGGATGTGGCGTCAGCTGACCTCGATGCGGGTCGCCCTGATCCTGCTGTTCCTGCTGTCGCTGGCCGCCATCCCGGGCTCGCTGATCCCGCAGAACGGCCAGAACCAGTTCAAGGTGCAGACCTGGAAGGCGCAGCACACCGCGGTCGCGCCGATCTACGAGAAGCTCCAGCTGTTCGACGTCTACAGCTCGGTCTGGTTCTCGGCGATCTACATCCTGCTGTTCGTCTCGCTGGCCGGCTGCATCATCCCGCGCACCTGGCAGTTCGTCGGCGTGCTGCGCTCCCAGCCGCCGGCCGCGCCGCGCAACCTGACCCGGATGCCGGTGCACGCGGCCTGGCGCACCGGCGCGGACCCGGAGCGGGTGAACGCCGCCGCCCACCGGCTGCTGCGCAAGCGCGGCTTCCGGGCCAACCTGTCCGGCGGCTCGGTGGCCGCCGAGAAGGGTTACCTGCGCGAGGTCGGCAACCTGCTGTTCCACCTGTCGCTGTTCGCGCTGCTCGGCGGCTTCGCCTGGGCCAGCCTGGCCTCCGGCACCGGCGGCAAGCTGATGGTCGAGGGCCAGGGCTACTCCAACACCATCACCCAGCTCGACGACTTCACCGGCACCCGGTTCTACGGCAACCAGGACCTCGACCCCTTCTACCTGAAGCTCGACGACTTCACCTCGAAGTTCCAGAGCACCGGCGACCAGATGGGCGCCGCCCGGCAGTTCACCGCGAACGTCGAGTACTACCAGGGCAGCGACGAGTCGAAGCTGCGGAAGGGCACGATCGAGGTCAACCACCCGCTGGAGATCGGCGGCAGCAAGGTCTACCTGATCGGCCACGGCTACGCCCCGGTCATCACCGTCCGCAACGGCAAGGGCGACGTGGTCTACCACGACGTCGTGCCGTTCCTGCCGCAGGACGCCAACCTGACCTCGACCGGCGTGGTGAAGGTCTCCGACTACGGCGTGGGCCCGGACGGCAACAAGACCCAGCTGGGCTTCTCCGGCTTCTTCCTGCCGACCGCCCCGCTGAGTTTCGCCGGCACCGGCCCGATCTCGCTGTTCCCCGGCGACGCCGCCCCCGAGCTGGTGCTGAACGCCTTCGCCGGCGACCTCGGGACCGACTCCGGCCTGCCGCAGAACGTCTACCAGCTGAACACCGCCAAGCTCACCCAGCTGAAGCAGGACGACCAGCCGGCCAAGGCGTTGCTCAAGCCCGGCCAGGGCTGGACCCTGCCGAACGGCTACGGCAGCGTCACCTTCGAGGGCTACAAGCAGTGGGCGAGCTTCAACGTCTCGCACCGCCCGGGCAACGCGATCGCGCTGACCGGCGCCGTGCTGGCGATCCTCGGCCTGATCGGCTCGCTGTTCATCCAGCGCCGCCGGATCTGGGTGCGGGCGGTGGCCCTGCCGGGCGGCGGCACCCAGGTGGAGCTGGCCGGGCTGGCCCGCAGCGAGTCGGCGAAGATCGCCGAGGAGCTGGCCGAACTCGCGGTGGACCTCCAGGACGACGCCCCGGCGTCGGAGGAGGACGAGGAGGCCGAAGCCGCGGTCGAAGCCACGGCCGCGGCCGAGGAAGCAGCATCCGACCCCGAGGCCGAGGCCTCAGACCCCGCAGTCCCTGCCGACCAGAACTCCAAGGAGTAG
- the ccsB gene encoding c-type cytochrome biogenesis protein CcsB, giving the protein MHLASGVDPQLADLSNKLIYSAMAVYTIAMFAHMFEWTFGSKGAVAVRSKEQSGNLAETVAAAAETKAAKKVTVTVAGTKGGTTTLTRTVLAGEGATVVTGGRADEDVDGPGAAGTSEKADLAGRIAISLTVLALLLHGGGIVARGLSVSRWPWGNMYEFSCAFAFAMTAAYVVLLAARKNVRWLGLPVTVAVLLTLGIATQVLYTDSEQLVPALHSYWLAIHVSTAIFCGGAFYAAFIATLLYIGKDSFDRRMAAGLTTGPLGTSPSIWRRLPAASTFDKLSYRINALVFPLWTFTIIAGAIWAEAAWGKYWEWDPKETWSFITWVAYACYLHARATAGWKGRKAAYLALAAFGCWLFNYYGVNIFVTGKHSYAGI; this is encoded by the coding sequence GTGCATCTCGCCTCGGGAGTCGACCCACAGCTGGCCGACCTCTCCAACAAGCTGATCTATTCGGCGATGGCGGTCTACACGATCGCCATGTTCGCCCACATGTTCGAGTGGACGTTCGGCAGCAAGGGCGCGGTCGCCGTCCGTTCCAAGGAGCAGTCGGGCAACCTGGCCGAGACCGTCGCCGCCGCCGCGGAGACCAAGGCAGCCAAGAAGGTCACCGTCACCGTGGCCGGGACGAAGGGCGGCACCACCACGCTGACCCGCACCGTCCTGGCGGGCGAGGGCGCGACGGTGGTCACCGGTGGTCGCGCCGACGAGGACGTGGACGGCCCGGGCGCGGCCGGCACCAGCGAGAAGGCCGACCTGGCCGGCCGCATCGCGATCTCGCTCACCGTCCTGGCGCTGCTGCTGCACGGCGGCGGCATCGTGGCCCGGGGCCTCTCGGTGTCCCGCTGGCCGTGGGGCAACATGTACGAGTTCTCCTGCGCCTTCGCCTTCGCGATGACGGCCGCGTACGTGGTGCTGCTGGCCGCGCGGAAGAACGTCCGCTGGCTCGGCCTGCCGGTCACCGTCGCGGTGCTGCTGACGCTCGGCATCGCGACCCAGGTGCTGTACACCGATTCCGAGCAGCTCGTCCCGGCACTGCACTCGTACTGGCTGGCGATCCACGTCTCCACCGCGATCTTCTGCGGCGGCGCCTTCTACGCGGCGTTCATCGCCACGCTGCTGTACATCGGCAAGGACTCCTTCGACAGGCGGATGGCGGCCGGCCTGACCACCGGTCCGCTGGGCACCTCGCCCTCGATCTGGCGCAGGCTGCCCGCCGCGTCCACCTTCGACAAGCTGTCCTACCGGATCAACGCGCTGGTCTTCCCGCTGTGGACGTTCACCATCATCGCGGGCGCGATCTGGGCCGAGGCCGCCTGGGGCAAGTACTGGGAGTGGGACCCGAAGGAGACCTGGTCGTTCATCACCTGGGTCGCCTACGCGTGCTACCTGCACGCCCGCGCGACGGCCGGCTGGAAGGGCCGCAAGGCCGCGTACCTGGCGCTGGCGGCCTTCGGCTGCTGGCTCTTCAACTACTACGGCGTGAACATCTTCGTCACCGGCAAGCACTCGTACGCGGGGATCTGA
- a CDS encoding ScbA/BarX family gamma-butyrolactone biosynthesis protein, with protein sequence MPLIVEPDAHGPYAHPGSGGRPSAGQGPGSGYDFHDRTVSRHLVHRASVSEVFLTGWQATGPYDFLLGAQWPRLHGFYRLPGDRYHDPVLMAETVRQAGLLIGHAGFGVPRDHHFVMEDLGYALGEPGLPGLAVTAGPASLMLTVGCQDVRMRHGRLVSLRVHAEITRDGLRIGHGSGQLRVVTPASYERLRGPGRQVVAPPRPPEPAAPELVGRAQPADVVLSPTLRPDTWLLRADAGHPVLFDHELDHVPGMLVLEAARQAAQRLHHPEPVVPVELVTSFDRYIELDRPCFVRAVRERSPDGRRTPVLVRLLQDGRTAAECRLLTEPVDGPRVPVRRDAFDGRPAVPGLLPLAS encoded by the coding sequence ATGCCATTGATCGTAGAGCCGGACGCTCACGGCCCGTACGCCCACCCCGGCTCCGGCGGACGACCGAGCGCGGGCCAGGGCCCCGGCTCCGGCTACGACTTCCACGACCGGACCGTCTCCCGGCACCTGGTGCACCGCGCCTCGGTCTCCGAGGTCTTCCTCACCGGCTGGCAGGCCACCGGCCCGTACGACTTCCTGCTCGGCGCCCAGTGGCCCCGGCTGCACGGCTTTTACCGGCTGCCCGGGGACCGGTACCACGACCCGGTGCTGATGGCCGAGACCGTCCGGCAGGCCGGGCTGCTGATCGGCCACGCCGGCTTCGGGGTGCCGCGCGACCACCACTTCGTCATGGAGGACCTCGGCTACGCGCTCGGCGAGCCGGGCCTGCCGGGGCTCGCCGTCACCGCCGGCCCGGCCTCGCTGATGCTCACCGTCGGCTGCCAGGACGTCCGGATGCGGCACGGCCGGCTCGTCTCGCTGCGGGTGCACGCCGAGATCACCCGGGACGGCCTGCGGATCGGCCACGGCTCCGGCCAGCTGCGGGTGGTCACCCCCGCCTCCTACGAGCGGCTGCGCGGCCCCGGCCGGCAGGTCGTCGCCCCGCCCCGGCCGCCGGAGCCCGCGGCGCCCGAGCTCGTCGGCCGGGCGCAGCCCGCGGACGTGGTGCTCAGCCCGACCCTGCGGCCGGACACCTGGCTGCTGCGCGCCGACGCCGGGCACCCGGTGCTGTTCGACCACGAGCTGGACCACGTGCCCGGGATGCTGGTGCTGGAGGCCGCCCGGCAGGCCGCCCAGCGGCTGCACCACCCCGAACCGGTGGTCCCGGTCGAGCTGGTGACCTCCTTCGACCGCTACATCGAGCTGGACCGGCCCTGCTTCGTGCGGGCCGTCCGCGAGCGGTCACCGGACGGTCGCCGCACCCCCGTCCTGGTCCGGTTGCTCCAGGACGGGCGGACGGCGGCCGAGTGCCGGCTGCTCACCGAGCCGGTCGACGGTCCGCGGGTGCCGGTCCGGCGGGACGCCTTCGACGGCCGCCCCGCCGTTCCCGGCCTGCTGCCGCTGGCCAGCTGA
- a CDS encoding ScbR family autoregulator-binding transcription factor has translation MVKQERAGRTRRAVLLAAADTFAQVGFDAASLVDISRRAGVSKGALYFHFVSKQALADGVRAAAGREIGSAALRALRAEGRAVQGLIDFSHELARLLREDVVVRAGVRLGRQGPRPDDGTSGPDTAWRSLTAVVHRLLDRAARAGELRPGADRRACAELLTAVVAGQVLLAADGVGRPGPEAVGRLWAAALPALVAQENCADYRF, from the coding sequence GTGGTCAAGCAGGAACGCGCGGGGCGGACCAGGCGGGCCGTGCTGCTCGCGGCCGCGGACACCTTCGCGCAGGTCGGATTCGACGCCGCCAGCCTGGTCGACATCAGTCGCCGGGCCGGGGTGAGCAAGGGCGCCCTCTACTTCCACTTCGTCTCCAAGCAGGCCCTGGCCGACGGGGTGCGGGCCGCCGCCGGGCGGGAGATCGGCTCGGCCGCGCTGCGCGCCCTGCGCGCCGAGGGCCGGGCCGTCCAGGGGCTGATCGACTTCTCGCACGAACTGGCCCGGCTGCTGCGCGAGGACGTGGTGGTGCGGGCCGGCGTCCGGCTCGGCCGCCAGGGTCCGCGACCGGACGACGGCACGTCCGGACCGGACACCGCCTGGCGCAGCCTCACCGCCGTCGTCCACCGGCTGCTGGACCGCGCCGCCCGGGCCGGCGAGCTGCGCCCGGGGGCGGACCGGCGCGCCTGCGCCGAGCTGCTCACCGCGGTGGTGGCGGGTCAGGTGCTACTGGCCGCCGACGGGGTCGGGCGTCCGGGGCCGGAGGCCGTCGGGCGGCTCTGGGCGGCCGCGCTGCCCGCCCTCGTGGCGCAGGAGAACTGCGCGGACTACCGGTTCTGA
- a CDS encoding ScbR family autoregulator-binding transcription factor, whose product MARQARALATRQAVLLAAAEVFDERGYAAATMSEILDRAGVTKGALYFHFHSKEELALAVMEGQGAWIASWAPSSDSPVQTLIDLGYAFARALQEDPLVRGSIRLTIEHGSFTQPQIAAYQGWMDLVRELLERAQAAGDLHPGVDVVAASGVITGAVTGIQLSSQVLADRQDLIQRMADLWTLLLPGLVQPHALARLSVAERG is encoded by the coding sequence ATGGCCAGGCAGGCCCGCGCGCTGGCGACCCGCCAGGCGGTACTCCTCGCGGCGGCCGAGGTGTTCGACGAGCGGGGCTACGCCGCCGCCACGATGTCCGAGATCCTGGACCGGGCCGGCGTCACCAAGGGCGCGCTGTACTTCCACTTCCACTCCAAGGAGGAGCTGGCGCTCGCCGTGATGGAGGGCCAGGGCGCCTGGATCGCCTCCTGGGCGCCCTCCTCGGACAGCCCGGTGCAGACCCTGATCGACCTCGGGTACGCGTTCGCCCGCGCGCTCCAGGAGGACCCGCTGGTGCGCGGCAGCATCCGGCTGACGATCGAGCACGGCAGCTTCACCCAGCCGCAGATCGCCGCCTACCAGGGCTGGATGGACCTGGTGCGCGAACTGCTGGAGCGCGCCCAGGCGGCCGGGGACCTCCACCCCGGGGTCGACGTGGTGGCGGCGTCCGGGGTGATCACCGGCGCGGTGACCGGGATCCAGCTGAGCTCCCAGGTGCTGGCCGACCGGCAGGACCTGATCCAGCGGATGGCCGACCTGTGGACGCTGCTGCTGCCGGGGCTGGTCCAGCCGCACGCGCTCGCCCGGCTGAGCGTCGCCGAGCGCGGCTGA
- a CDS encoding acyl-CoA carboxylase epsilon subunit produces MTASAEPLVRIVRGSLSDEELAALTAVLAARAAVAQQAAATAQVEPIARWQRLERRPAYYSPVSWQQAA; encoded by the coding sequence ATGACCGCTTCCGCCGAACCCCTCGTCCGCATCGTCCGCGGCAGCCTCTCCGACGAGGAACTCGCCGCCCTCACCGCCGTGCTGGCGGCCCGCGCGGCCGTCGCCCAGCAGGCCGCGGCCACCGCACAGGTCGAGCCGATCGCCCGCTGGCAGCGGCTGGAGCGCCGCCCGGCGTACTACTCGCCGGTCAGCTGGCAGCAGGCCGCCTGA
- a CDS encoding acyl-CoA carboxylase subunit beta, whose translation MTVVHEAPVGGEVPEVPVDAKGRVAELHELREKVRRGPSEKATEAQHAKGKLTARERIELLLDEGSFREVEPLRRHRAQGFGLEAKKPHTDGVIVGWGTVHGRTVFTYAHDFRIFGGALGEAHAQKIHKIMDMAIAAGAPLVSLNDGAGARIQEGVTALAGYGGIFQRNTKASGVIPQISVMLGPCAGGAAYSPALTDFVFMVRETSQMFITGPDVVQAVTGEKISQNGLGGADVHAGVSGVSHFVYDDEQSCIEEVRYLLSLLPQNNREMPPSVVSDDPVDRRSDSLLDLVPADGNRPYDMRKVIEEIVDHGEYLEVHERWATNVLCVLARVDGHVTGIIANQPQSLAGVLDINASEKAARFVQMCDAFNIPLVTLLDVPGFLPGVDQEHGGIIRHGAKLLYAYCNATVPRISLILRKAYGGAYIVMDSRSIGADLSYAWPTNEIAVMGAEGAANVIFRREINGAEDPDAMRAQKIKEYKSELMHPYYAAERGLVDDVIDPAETRQVIASALAMLRTKHADLPSRKHGNPPM comes from the coding sequence ATGACGGTTGTGCATGAGGCGCCGGTCGGCGGCGAGGTCCCCGAGGTCCCGGTCGACGCCAAGGGGCGGGTCGCCGAGCTCCACGAGCTCCGCGAGAAGGTGCGCCGCGGCCCCAGCGAGAAGGCCACCGAGGCCCAGCACGCGAAGGGCAAGCTGACCGCCCGCGAGCGCATCGAGCTGCTGCTGGACGAGGGCTCCTTCCGCGAGGTCGAGCCGCTGCGCCGGCACCGCGCCCAGGGCTTCGGCCTGGAGGCCAAGAAGCCGCACACCGACGGCGTGATCGTCGGCTGGGGCACCGTGCACGGGCGCACCGTGTTCACCTACGCGCACGACTTCCGGATCTTCGGCGGCGCCCTGGGCGAGGCCCACGCGCAGAAGATCCACAAGATCATGGACATGGCCATCGCGGCCGGGGCCCCGCTGGTCTCGCTGAACGACGGCGCCGGCGCCCGCATCCAGGAGGGCGTCACCGCCCTCGCCGGTTACGGCGGCATCTTCCAGCGCAACACCAAGGCCTCCGGCGTCATCCCGCAGATCTCGGTGATGCTCGGCCCGTGCGCCGGCGGCGCCGCGTACTCCCCCGCGCTGACCGACTTCGTCTTCATGGTCCGCGAGACCTCGCAGATGTTCATCACCGGCCCGGACGTGGTCCAGGCGGTGACCGGCGAGAAGATCAGCCAGAACGGCCTCGGTGGCGCCGACGTGCACGCCGGCGTCTCGGGCGTCTCGCACTTCGTCTACGACGACGAGCAGTCCTGCATCGAGGAGGTCCGCTACCTCCTGTCGCTGCTGCCGCAGAACAACCGCGAGATGCCGCCGTCCGTGGTCAGCGACGACCCGGTCGACCGGCGCAGCGACAGCCTGCTGGACCTGGTGCCCGCCGACGGCAACCGCCCGTACGACATGCGCAAGGTGATCGAGGAGATCGTCGACCACGGGGAGTACCTGGAGGTCCACGAGCGCTGGGCGACCAACGTGCTGTGCGTGCTGGCCCGGGTCGACGGCCACGTCACCGGCATCATCGCCAACCAGCCGCAGTCGCTGGCCGGCGTGCTGGACATCAATGCGAGTGAGAAGGCCGCGCGCTTCGTCCAGATGTGCGACGCCTTCAACATCCCGCTGGTCACCCTGCTGGACGTGCCCGGCTTCCTGCCCGGCGTCGACCAGGAGCACGGCGGCATCATCCGGCACGGCGCCAAGCTGCTGTACGCGTACTGCAACGCCACCGTGCCGCGCATCTCGCTGATCCTGCGCAAGGCCTACGGCGGCGCCTACATCGTGATGGACTCCCGCTCCATCGGCGCGGACCTGTCCTACGCCTGGCCGACCAACGAGATCGCGGTGATGGGCGCCGAGGGCGCCGCCAACGTCATCTTCCGCCGCGAGATCAACGGCGCCGAGGACCCGGACGCCATGCGCGCCCAGAAGATCAAGGAATACAAGAGCGAACTGATGCACCCGTACTACGCGGCCGAGCGCGGCCTCGTGGACGACGTCATCGACCCGGCCGAGACGCGACAGGTGATCGCCTCCGCCCTGGCCATGCTCCGCACCAAGCACGCCGACCTGCCCAGCCGCAAGCACGGCAACCCGCCGATGTAG
- a CDS encoding PLD nuclease N-terminal domain-containing protein, with the protein MLRILLTIVLPLALWVWAFIDCLVTPEGEVKHLPKPIWVIIVLLFPPLGPIAWLAVGRRRGFLRVGAPDGRPGRPAADGRARYGSPRGGRPLAPDDDPEFLASLGNGSAKGNDGSLKGNDNDHESMLRQWEADLRRRERELRGGDEPEDGRQS; encoded by the coding sequence GTGCTGAGGATTCTTCTGACCATCGTGCTTCCGCTCGCGCTGTGGGTGTGGGCGTTCATCGACTGCCTGGTGACGCCCGAGGGCGAGGTGAAGCACCTGCCGAAGCCGATCTGGGTGATCATCGTGCTGCTCTTCCCGCCGCTCGGCCCGATCGCCTGGCTGGCGGTCGGCAGGCGGCGCGGCTTCCTGCGGGTCGGCGCGCCGGACGGGCGGCCGGGGCGGCCGGCCGCCGACGGCCGGGCGCGGTACGGCTCCCCGCGGGGCGGGCGTCCGCTGGCGCCGGACGACGATCCGGAGTTCCTCGCCTCCCTCGGTAACGGCTCGGCGAAGGGGAACGACGGGTCGTTGAAGGGGAACGACAACGATCACGAGTCCATGCTCAGGCAGTGGGAGGCCGATCTGCGCCGTCGCGAGCGGGAGCTGCGCGGCGGGGACGAGCCCGAGGACGGGCGCCAGAGCTGA
- a CDS encoding menaquinone biosynthesis decarboxylase: protein MAYDDLRSFLRALDREGDLKRIKAEVDPHLEIGEIVDRVQKAKGPALLFENVKGSSMPLAMNVFGTERRLAKSLGLKGPEDISEKIAGLLKPELPQGFTGFRDAFGKLASMAHVPPRHVKSGDAPVQEVVLTGDDVNLDELPALFTWPLDGGSFFNLGLTHTKDPDTGIRNLGLYRLQRHDRRTIGMHWQIHKDSRNHYAVAARRGERLPVAIAFGCPPAVTYAATAPLPGDIDEYLFAGFIAGERVRMVDCKTVPLQVPADAEVVLEGWLEPGEMLPEGPFGDHTGFYTPQEPFPALKIDCVTMRRRPILQSIVVGRPPTEDGPLGKFTERFFLPLLKIIIPDIVDYDLPEAGGFHNCVIVSIDKKYPKHAQKTMHAIWGAHMMSLTKLIIVVDSDCDVHDYREVAWRAFGNVDYSRDLTVVEGPVDHLDHASYQQFWGGKAGIDATRKLPEEGYTRDGGWPEMVSSDPATAALVSRRWKEYGL from the coding sequence ATGGCATACGACGATCTCCGCTCGTTTCTCCGGGCCCTCGACCGCGAGGGCGACCTCAAGCGCATCAAGGCGGAGGTGGACCCGCACCTGGAGATCGGCGAGATCGTCGATCGCGTGCAGAAGGCCAAGGGCCCCGCGCTGTTGTTCGAGAACGTCAAGGGCTCGTCGATGCCGCTCGCGATGAACGTCTTCGGCACCGAACGCCGCCTCGCCAAGTCGCTCGGCCTCAAGGGCCCGGAGGACATCTCCGAGAAGATCGCCGGTCTGCTCAAGCCCGAACTGCCGCAGGGCTTCACCGGTTTCCGGGACGCCTTCGGCAAGCTCGCCTCGATGGCGCACGTCCCGCCCCGGCACGTGAAGTCCGGTGACGCCCCGGTCCAGGAGGTGGTGCTCACCGGCGACGACGTCAACCTCGACGAGCTGCCGGCGCTGTTCACCTGGCCGCTGGACGGCGGCTCCTTCTTCAACCTGGGCCTGACCCACACCAAGGACCCGGACACCGGCATCCGCAACCTCGGCCTCTACCGGCTCCAGCGGCACGACCGCCGCACCATCGGGATGCACTGGCAGATCCACAAGGACAGCCGCAACCACTACGCGGTCGCGGCCCGCAGGGGCGAGCGGCTCCCGGTCGCGATCGCCTTCGGCTGCCCGCCGGCCGTCACCTACGCGGCCACCGCGCCGCTGCCCGGCGACATCGACGAGTACCTGTTCGCCGGCTTCATCGCGGGCGAGCGGGTGCGGATGGTCGACTGCAAGACCGTCCCGCTGCAGGTCCCGGCCGACGCCGAGGTGGTCCTGGAGGGCTGGCTGGAGCCCGGCGAGATGCTCCCCGAGGGCCCGTTCGGCGACCACACCGGCTTCTACACCCCGCAGGAGCCCTTCCCGGCGCTGAAGATCGACTGCGTGACGATGCGCCGCCGTCCGATCCTGCAGTCCATCGTGGTCGGCCGCCCGCCGACGGAGGACGGCCCGCTGGGCAAGTTCACCGAGCGGTTCTTCCTGCCGCTGCTGAAGATCATCATCCCGGACATCGTCGACTACGACCTGCCGGAGGCCGGTGGTTTCCACAACTGCGTGATCGTCTCGATCGACAAGAAGTACCCCAAGCACGCCCAGAAGACGATGCACGCGATCTGGGGCGCCCACATGATGTCGCTCACCAAGCTGATCATCGTGGTGGACTCCGACTGCGACGTCCACGACTACCGGGAAGTCGCCTGGCGGGCGTTCGGGAACGTCGACTACAGCCGCGACCTCACCGTGGTCGAAGGCCCGGTCGACCACCTCGACCACGCCTCCTACCAGCAGTTCTGGGGTGGCAAGGCGGGCATCGACGCGACCCGCAAGCTCCCCGAGGAGGGCTACACCCGGGACGGCGGCTGGCCGGAGATGGTGTCCTCGGACCCGGCGACCGCCGCGCTGGTCTCGCGCCGCTGGAAGGAATACGGACTGTGA